A genomic stretch from Seriola aureovittata isolate HTS-2021-v1 ecotype China chromosome 13, ASM2101889v1, whole genome shotgun sequence includes:
- the LOC130179893 gene encoding exocyst complex component 3-like protein 4 isoform X1, with translation MDKSTENPEEDTVSLRSNGKTPACGVTKEKQGFIRTFRESARRVAAKNPLSPGGKGSKVKPEADTAGKELGLQTPPSPSPSTGSVKSPLKMIGSIFQSKQENNGDVPQQKSISIKRTKTDPNMSATHENFMRGRLTQSMNFGGRRLKNKNAKENKAVPEGTLEEKEEEKEEEVLTEVEETYTLPELPHTLLSVMEISKLIEMKELEDSHLHLLALRQEFQQEKERCGEVSPVELMKKEKDLSLLYGNLRNKITAIVRDSNSPSSGNEELLLPLARIIQEEEKRAEEPGSLQGSWMEAWREAVGEGVKVKLESVGLEQREQKASWLADHLGLLGKTIVEDLENVKRKLRWSYPPSFKVFGTYVKSYHRGVAQHLKKLEQQATELRELYSLLDWIINTYKSECIMGSQSLQPEMNDESTELQLEENFLKQLKDKYCSKVKGDIRDSLNRVIEIEIEEVWKVKKDPEEEENYFVSHIPMDIWTKMEGVVKNSRRIDAELEQKATSSCLEELKPFPNRFEEKFNCHCSTLKPQPLWTNYQITYINTFTVLQQHMEGYLATCPGEVEGFRREAKCLIVRLLQGLEDQFKEEVKPFLRRMMTRKWLNDDSDFTQLYKRTETLSQHCALMRPPHLQEFASRLHYHVAREYIGQLMKNYYSCKNRKHENAASKIRHQWDKLRFVFVDMESTHEWLHSVGDELCDIIGQKKNTEIKNNIEPLVKQYPDFSKSHLVAVLNFRGLVRGREYQLILQRFTELKKKLSGGSGGDRSRVFFGDMQVTINTNCLSNLPFSCCLLPNNC, from the exons ATGGACAAGTCCACTGAAAACCCGGAGGAGGACACAGTGTCCCTGAGGAGCAACGGGAAGACGCCGGCCTGCGGTGTCACGAAGGAGAAACAGGGCTTCATTCGGACGTTCAGAGAGAGCGCCCGACGCGTTGCAGCGAAGAACCCACTTTCACCTGGAGgcaaagggtcaaaggtcaaacccGAGGCGGACACAGCTGGAAAAGAGTTGGGGTTACAAACGCCTCCCTCACCCA GTCCGAGCACCGGCTCTGTGAAATCTCCTCTGAAGATGATTGGGAGCATCTTCCagagcaaacaggaaaacaatggTGACGTCCCTCAACAGAAAAGCATATCTATAAAGCGAACAAAGACAG ATCCCAACATGTCAGCGACCCATGAGAATTTCATGAGAGGACGCTTAACTCAAAGTATGAATTTCGGTGGCAGgaggttaaaaaataaaaacgctaaagaaaataaagctgtCCCTGAAGGCACcttggaggagaaggaggaggagaaggaggaagaggtgcTGACAGAGGTCGAGGAGACGTACACACTGCCAGAATTACCCCACACTCTGCTGTCAG tgaTGGAGATCAGCAAACTGATAGAGATGAAGGAGCTGGAGGATTCTCACCTTCACCTGCTCGCCCTGCGTCAGGAGTTCCAGCAGGAAAAGGAGCGCTGTGGCGAGGTTTCGCCCGTGGAGCTgatgaagaaggaaaaagacCTCAGCCTCCTCTATGGAAACCTGAGGAACAAGATCACCGCCATAGTGCGCGACTCCAACTCTCCTTCCTCCGGTAACGAAGAACTGCTGCTCCCCCTGGCTCGCATcatccaggaggaggagaagagagccGAGGAACCGGGGAGTCTGCAGGGCAGCTGGATGGAGGCCTGGAGGGAGGCGGTGGGCGAGGGGGTGAAGGTGAAGCTGGAGAGCGTGGGTCTGGAGCAGAGGGAGCAGAAGGCCTCCTGGCTGGCTGATCACCTGGGTTTGCTGGGTAAGACCATCGTGGAGGACTTGGAGAACGTGAAAAGGAAGCTGCGGTGGTCTTACCCGCCCAGCTTCAAAGTCTTCGGCACCTACGTGAAGAGTTACCACCGCGGCGTCGCGCAGCATCTGAAGAAGCTGGAGCAGCAGGCGACGGAGCTGAGGGAACTGTACAGTCTGCTGGACTGGATCATCAACACCTACAAGAG CgagtgcattatgggaagtcAGTCCCTGCAGCCGGAGATGAACGATGAAAGCACcgagctgcagctggaggaaaaCTTCCTGAAGCAGCTGAAAGATAAATACTGCAGCAAAGTGAAG GGCGACATCCGGGATTCACTCAACAGAGtcattgaaattgaaattgaagaAGTCTGGAAGGTCAAAAAAGAtccagaagaggaggagaactACTTTGTCTCTCATATCCCTATGGACATCTGGACG aAAATGGAGGGAGTTGTTAAGAACTCTCGAAGAATTGATGCCGAGCTGGAACAGAAAGCCACGTCTTCCTGCCTCGAGGAACTGAAACCGTTTCCTAATCG GTTTGAGGAGAAGTTCAACTGTCACTGCAGCACTCTCAAACCGCAGCCTCTTTGGACAAACTATCAGATAACGTACATCAACACCTTCACTGTTTTACA GCAGCACATGGAGGGATACCTGGCCACCTGTCCAGGTGAGGTGGAAGGCTTCAGAAGAGAGGCGAAGTGTCTGATTGTCAGGCTGCTGCAGGGCCTGGAGGACCAGTTCAAAGAGGAGGTCAAG CCCTTTCTGAGGAGAATGATGACGAGGAAGTGGCTGAATGATGACAGCGACTTCACTCAGCTTTACAAACGGACAGAGACTCTTTCCCAGCACTGCGCTCTCATGAGGCCTCCGCACCTCCAG GAGTTTGCGAGTCGGTTGCACTACCATGTGGCGAGGGAATACATCGGCCAGCTGATGAAGAATTACTACTCGTGCAAGAACCGGAAACACGAGAATGCCGCGAGCAAGATCCGTCACCAGTGGGATAAACTCCGTTTCGTGTTTGTTgatatg GAGTCGACTCACGAGTGGCTGCACTCAGTAGGAGACGAGCTGTGTGACATCATcggacagaagaaaaacacgGAGATAAAGAACAACATTGAACCTTTAGTGAAGCAGTACCCTGACTTCAG CAAGAGCCACCTGGTTGCTGTCCTGAACTTCAGAGGCCTGGTGAGAGGTCGTGAATACCAGCTGATCCTGCAGCGATTCACGGAGCTCAAGAAAAAACTgagcggcggcagcggcggcgaCAGAAGCCGAGTTTTTTTTGGCGACATGCAGGTGACCATCAACACAAACTGCCTGTCCAATCTGCCGTtctcctgctgcctgctgccaaacaactgttaa
- the LOC130179893 gene encoding exocyst complex component 3-like protein 4 isoform X2 has protein sequence MDKSTENPEEDTVSLRSNGKTPACGVTKEKQGFIRTFRESARRVAAKNPLSPGGKGSKVKPEADTAGKELGLQTPPSPSPSTGSVKSPLKMIGSIFQSKQENNGDVPQQKSISIKRTKTDPNMSATHENFMRGRLTQSMNFGGRRLKNKNAKENKAVPEGTLEEKEEEKEEEVLTEVEETYTLPELPHTLLSVMEISKLIEMKELEDSHLHLLALRQEFQQEKERCGEVSPVELMKKEKDLSLLYGNLRNKITAIVRDSNSPSSGNEELLLPLARIIQEEEKRAEEPGSLQGSWMEAWREAVGEGVKVKLESVGLEQREQKASWLADHLGLLGKTIVEDLENVKRKLRWSYPPSFKVFGTYVKSYHRGVAQHLKKLEQQATELRELYSLLDWIINTYKSECIMGSQSLQPEMNDESTELQLEENFLKQLKDKYCSKVKGDIRDSLNRVIEIEIEEVWKVKKDPEEEENYFVSHIPMDIWTKMEGVVKNSRRIDAELEQKATSSCLEELKPFPNRFEEKFNCHCSTLKPQPLWTNYQITYINTFTVLQQHMEGYLATCPGEVEGFRREAKCLIVRLLQGLEDQFKEEVKPFLRRMMTRKWLNDDSDFTQLYKRTETLSQHCALMRPPHLQEFASRLHYHVAREYIGQLMKNYYSCKNRKHENAASKIRHQWDKLRFVFVDMESTHEWLHSVGDELCDIIGQKKNTEIKNNIEPLVKQYPDFRFCSLPSNSTRRSTTRHRNTKHSRHSLTDVFTYVS, from the exons ATGGACAAGTCCACTGAAAACCCGGAGGAGGACACAGTGTCCCTGAGGAGCAACGGGAAGACGCCGGCCTGCGGTGTCACGAAGGAGAAACAGGGCTTCATTCGGACGTTCAGAGAGAGCGCCCGACGCGTTGCAGCGAAGAACCCACTTTCACCTGGAGgcaaagggtcaaaggtcaaacccGAGGCGGACACAGCTGGAAAAGAGTTGGGGTTACAAACGCCTCCCTCACCCA GTCCGAGCACCGGCTCTGTGAAATCTCCTCTGAAGATGATTGGGAGCATCTTCCagagcaaacaggaaaacaatggTGACGTCCCTCAACAGAAAAGCATATCTATAAAGCGAACAAAGACAG ATCCCAACATGTCAGCGACCCATGAGAATTTCATGAGAGGACGCTTAACTCAAAGTATGAATTTCGGTGGCAGgaggttaaaaaataaaaacgctaaagaaaataaagctgtCCCTGAAGGCACcttggaggagaaggaggaggagaaggaggaagaggtgcTGACAGAGGTCGAGGAGACGTACACACTGCCAGAATTACCCCACACTCTGCTGTCAG tgaTGGAGATCAGCAAACTGATAGAGATGAAGGAGCTGGAGGATTCTCACCTTCACCTGCTCGCCCTGCGTCAGGAGTTCCAGCAGGAAAAGGAGCGCTGTGGCGAGGTTTCGCCCGTGGAGCTgatgaagaaggaaaaagacCTCAGCCTCCTCTATGGAAACCTGAGGAACAAGATCACCGCCATAGTGCGCGACTCCAACTCTCCTTCCTCCGGTAACGAAGAACTGCTGCTCCCCCTGGCTCGCATcatccaggaggaggagaagagagccGAGGAACCGGGGAGTCTGCAGGGCAGCTGGATGGAGGCCTGGAGGGAGGCGGTGGGCGAGGGGGTGAAGGTGAAGCTGGAGAGCGTGGGTCTGGAGCAGAGGGAGCAGAAGGCCTCCTGGCTGGCTGATCACCTGGGTTTGCTGGGTAAGACCATCGTGGAGGACTTGGAGAACGTGAAAAGGAAGCTGCGGTGGTCTTACCCGCCCAGCTTCAAAGTCTTCGGCACCTACGTGAAGAGTTACCACCGCGGCGTCGCGCAGCATCTGAAGAAGCTGGAGCAGCAGGCGACGGAGCTGAGGGAACTGTACAGTCTGCTGGACTGGATCATCAACACCTACAAGAG CgagtgcattatgggaagtcAGTCCCTGCAGCCGGAGATGAACGATGAAAGCACcgagctgcagctggaggaaaaCTTCCTGAAGCAGCTGAAAGATAAATACTGCAGCAAAGTGAAG GGCGACATCCGGGATTCACTCAACAGAGtcattgaaattgaaattgaagaAGTCTGGAAGGTCAAAAAAGAtccagaagaggaggagaactACTTTGTCTCTCATATCCCTATGGACATCTGGACG aAAATGGAGGGAGTTGTTAAGAACTCTCGAAGAATTGATGCCGAGCTGGAACAGAAAGCCACGTCTTCCTGCCTCGAGGAACTGAAACCGTTTCCTAATCG GTTTGAGGAGAAGTTCAACTGTCACTGCAGCACTCTCAAACCGCAGCCTCTTTGGACAAACTATCAGATAACGTACATCAACACCTTCACTGTTTTACA GCAGCACATGGAGGGATACCTGGCCACCTGTCCAGGTGAGGTGGAAGGCTTCAGAAGAGAGGCGAAGTGTCTGATTGTCAGGCTGCTGCAGGGCCTGGAGGACCAGTTCAAAGAGGAGGTCAAG CCCTTTCTGAGGAGAATGATGACGAGGAAGTGGCTGAATGATGACAGCGACTTCACTCAGCTTTACAAACGGACAGAGACTCTTTCCCAGCACTGCGCTCTCATGAGGCCTCCGCACCTCCAG GAGTTTGCGAGTCGGTTGCACTACCATGTGGCGAGGGAATACATCGGCCAGCTGATGAAGAATTACTACTCGTGCAAGAACCGGAAACACGAGAATGCCGCGAGCAAGATCCGTCACCAGTGGGATAAACTCCGTTTCGTGTTTGTTgatatg GAGTCGACTCACGAGTGGCTGCACTCAGTAGGAGACGAGCTGTGTGACATCATcggacagaagaaaaacacgGAGATAAAGAACAACATTGAACCTTTAGTGAAGCAGTACCCTGACTTCAG ATTCTGCTCTTTACCCTCCAACTCCACACGGCGAAGTACCACACGCCACAGAAACACGAAGCACAGCCGACACTCACtaacagatgttttcacatATGTTTCCTGA